GCCGTCCTGCATGCGGGTGATCTGCACCACGAGCTTGATGGCGCTCGAGAGCTGCTGCACCACCACGCGCGTAGGCAGTTCGATATCGGCCATCAGCACCATGGCCTGCAGGCGAGAGAACGCGTCTTTCGGCGTATTGGCGTGCACGGTGCTCATCGATCCCTCGACGCCCGTGTTCATCGCCTGCAGCATGTCGAGCGCTTCCGCGCCGCGGCACTCGCCGACGATGATGCGGTCCGGGCGCATGCGCAGCGCGGTGCGCAGCAATTGACGCTGGTTGATGCCGCCCTGCTTGTTGAGATTCGGCGGGCGCGTTTCGAACTTGATCACATGCCGCTGCTGGAGCTGCAGTTCGGCCGTGTCCTCGATGGTGATGATGCGCTCGTCTTCCGGAATGAAGCGGGAAAGCGCGTTTAGAGTGGTGGTCTTGCCCGAACCGGTTCCGCCCGACACCAGCACCGTCGCCTTGGATTGCACCGCCGCGGCGAGAAACCGCAGCATGCCCGACATGAGCGTCTTATTGCCGATCATCTCGTCCGACGTGATCACGTGGCGGCCGAAACGGCGGATCGAAAGCGCCGGACCGTCGAGCGAAAGCGGATTGATGATCGCGTTCACGCGCGAGCCGTCGAGCAGGCGCGCGTCGACGATGGGGTTGGCCTCGTCCACACGGCGCCCCACCAGCGAGACGATCTTCTCGATGATGTGCAGCAGGTGCGTGTTGTCCTTGAATCGCACCGGCGTGAGCGAGAGCTTGCCCTGGCGTTCGACGTAGACCTTGTTGAAGCCGTTGACGAGTATGTCTGAGATTGCCGGGTCCTTCAGGAGCGGCTCCAGCGGGCCGAGCCCCAGGACTTCGTCAAGGACCTCTTCGACGAGCTTGTTCTGCTCGGCTGTGGTCATCGGCACGCGTTCTTCGTCGAGCAGGCGCTCGACGACACGGCCGATTTCGGACCGCAGCCGGTCCTTGGGCAGCGACGAAACACGATCGAGATCCACCACGCCGATCAGCTTGCGGTGGATCTCGCCCTTCAACTCGAAGT
This DNA window, taken from Bryobacteraceae bacterium, encodes the following:
- a CDS encoding CpaF family protein, which produces MGSNYRPTPKPPPPSAAAGSRPADRYFELKGEIHRKLIGVVDLDRVSSLPKDRLRSEIGRVVERLLDEERVPMTTAEQNKLVEEVLDEVLGLGPLEPLLKDPAISDILVNGFNKVYVERQGKLSLTPVRFKDNTHLLHIIEKIVSLVGRRVDEANPIVDARLLDGSRVNAIINPLSLDGPALSIRRFGRHVITSDEMIGNKTLMSGMLRFLAAAVQSKATVLVSGGTGSGKTTTLNALSRFIPEDERIITIEDTAELQLQQRHVIKFETRPPNLNKQGGINQRQLLRTALRMRPDRIIVGECRGAEALDMLQAMNTGVEGSMSTVHANTPKDAFSRLQAMVLMADIELPTRVVVQQLSSAIKLVVQITRMQDGTRKVINISEVTGTDGDSVQVEDVFLFERMGVNDAGRVQGRFRGTGYQPKILERFRVLGIQLPPSVFEETMDVNL